In Pseudomonas sp. ADAK18, a single window of DNA contains:
- a CDS encoding RidA family protein codes for MSIQRQLTNERMSQIVVHSGTVYLAGQVGDDMNAGIEQQTRETLGNIERLLDLAGTDKSKLLSVTIYLKDIDADFAGMNAVWDKWLPKGVAPARATVEAKLCEPEILVELSVVAALP; via the coding sequence ATGTCAATCCAGCGCCAGCTCACCAATGAGCGCATGAGTCAGATTGTTGTCCACAGCGGTACCGTGTATCTGGCGGGGCAGGTCGGCGACGACATGAACGCCGGGATTGAACAGCAGACCCGTGAAACCCTCGGCAATATCGAGCGTTTGCTGGATCTGGCCGGTACCGACAAGAGCAAGCTGCTGTCGGTGACGATCTACCTGAAAGACATTGATGCCGATTTCGCCGGCATGAACGCGGTGTGGGACAAGTGGCTGCCAAAAGGCGTCGCCCCGGCCCGTGCCACAGTTGAAGCAAAGCTCTGCGAACCGGAAATCCTGGTTGAGCTGTCGGTCGTGGCCGCTCTGCCTTAA
- the dadA gene encoding D-amino acid dehydrogenase: MRVLVLGSGVIGVASAYYLARAGFEVVVVDRQPAAAMETSFANAGQISPGYASPWAAPGVPLKAIKWLLQRHAPLAIKATADIDQYLWMAQMLRNCTANRYAVNKERMVRLSEYSRDCLDELRAETGIAYEGRSLGTTQLFRTQAQLDGAAKDIAVLKESGVPFELLDRAGIARVEPALANVTDILAGALRLPNDQTGDCQMFTTRLAEMCKQLGVEFRFEQDIQRLDYAGDRINGVWVDGKLETADRYVLALGSYSPQLLKPLGIKAPVYPLKGYSMTVPITNPAMAPTSTILDETYKVAITRFDNRIRIGGMAEIAGFDLSLNPRRRETLEMIVNDLYPQGGDLSQASFWTGLRPTTPDGTPIVGATPFKNLFLNTGHGTLGWTMACGSGRLLADLMAKKTPQISAEGLDISRYGNHQESAKHVNPAPAHQ; this comes from the coding sequence ATGCGCGTTCTGGTCTTGGGTAGCGGTGTCATTGGCGTGGCCAGTGCCTACTATTTGGCACGGGCTGGTTTTGAAGTGGTTGTGGTCGACCGTCAGCCGGCAGCTGCCATGGAGACCAGCTTCGCCAACGCCGGGCAAATCTCGCCAGGCTATGCCTCGCCATGGGCTGCCCCGGGCGTTCCGCTCAAAGCCATCAAATGGCTGCTGCAGCGCCACGCACCGCTGGCGATCAAGGCTACGGCCGATATCGACCAATACCTGTGGATGGCGCAGATGCTGCGTAACTGCACCGCCAACCGCTATGCAGTGAACAAAGAGCGCATGGTCCGCCTGTCCGAGTACAGCCGTGATTGCCTCGACGAATTACGCGCAGAAACCGGTATTGCCTACGAAGGCCGTAGCCTGGGGACGACTCAACTGTTTCGCACCCAGGCCCAGCTCGACGGCGCGGCCAAGGACATTGCGGTCCTGAAAGAGTCCGGCGTACCGTTCGAACTGTTGGACCGTGCCGGCATTGCCCGCGTCGAGCCTGCCCTGGCCAACGTCACCGATATCCTCGCCGGTGCCTTGCGCCTGCCGAACGATCAGACCGGCGACTGCCAGATGTTCACCACCCGTCTTGCCGAAATGTGCAAGCAATTGGGTGTCGAATTCCGCTTCGAGCAAGACATTCAGCGCCTGGACTACGCCGGTGATCGCATCAACGGTGTGTGGGTCGACGGCAAGCTGGAAACTGCCGACCGTTACGTGTTGGCGCTGGGCAGTTACTCGCCGCAGTTGCTCAAGCCTTTGGGGATCAAGGCGCCGGTGTACCCGCTCAAGGGCTACTCGATGACTGTGCCGATCACCAACCCGGCGATGGCTCCGACCTCGACCATTCTCGACGAAACCTACAAGGTGGCGATCACCCGATTCGACAATCGCATTCGCATTGGCGGCATGGCTGAAATAGCTGGTTTTGACCTGTCGCTGAACCCGCGTCGGCGTGAAACCCTGGAGATGATCGTCAACGACCTTTATCCTCAGGGCGGCGACCTGAGCCAAGCCAGTTTCTGGACCGGCCTGCGCCCAACCACGCCAGACGGCACGCCGATTGTGGGGGCCACCCCATTCAAAAACCTGTTCTTGAACACCGGCCACGGCACCCTCGGCTGGACCATGGCCTGTGGCTCTGGTCGTTTGCTCGCGGACTTGATGGCGAAAAAAACGCCGCAGATCAGTGCCGAAGGCCTCGATATTTCCCGTTACGGCAACCACCAGGAGTCTGCAAAACATGTCAATCCAGCGCCAGCTCACCAATGA
- a CDS encoding Lrp/AsnC ligand binding domain-containing protein: MRTNTQTKRELDKIDRNILRILQADGRISFTELGEKVGLSTTPCTERVRRLEREGIIMGYNARLNPQHLKGSLLVFVEISLDYKSGDTFEEFRRAVLKLPHVLECHLVSGDFDYLVKARISEMASYRKLLGDILLKLPHVRESKSYIVMEEVKESLNLPIPD, from the coding sequence ATGCGTACCAACACCCAGACCAAGCGGGAGCTGGACAAGATCGACCGCAACATCCTGCGCATCCTGCAAGCAGACGGGCGAATTTCCTTCACAGAGCTGGGGGAAAAGGTCGGGCTGTCGACCACGCCGTGTACCGAGCGGGTCCGGCGCCTGGAGCGCGAAGGGATCATCATGGGCTACAACGCCCGACTCAATCCGCAGCACTTGAAGGGCAGCCTGCTGGTGTTTGTCGAGATCAGCCTCGACTACAAGTCCGGCGACACCTTTGAAGAGTTCCGACGCGCCGTGCTGAAACTGCCCCATGTGCTGGAGTGTCATTTGGTATCGGGGGATTTCGACTACTTGGTTAAGGCGCGCATCTCGGAGATGGCTTCGTACCGCAAACTGCTGGGCGACATCCTGCTCAAGCTGCCCCATGTGCGGGAGTCCAAGAGCTATATCGTGATGGAAGAGGTGAAGGAGAGCTTGAACCTGCCCATCCCGGATTGA
- a CDS encoding YkgJ family cysteine cluster protein encodes MSCNSQKVNAMRRQIPSFECVPGCHDCCGPVTTSTEEMSRLPRKTAAEQEAAMDELNCVHLGPNGCTVYDERPLICRLFGTTATLPCPNGRRPVELIHPRVEKQIHEYMASTRQVLV; translated from the coding sequence ATGAGTTGCAACAGTCAGAAAGTCAACGCGATGCGCCGCCAGATTCCCTCGTTTGAGTGTGTCCCTGGCTGCCATGACTGCTGTGGGCCGGTGACCACCTCAACCGAAGAAATGTCGCGCCTGCCCCGTAAGACCGCTGCCGAACAGGAAGCGGCCATGGACGAACTCAACTGCGTACACCTGGGGCCTAACGGCTGCACCGTCTACGACGAGCGGCCGCTGATTTGCCGGCTGTTCGGGACCACGGCGACCTTGCCGTGCCCTAACGGCCGCCGCCCGGTGGAGTTGATCCACCCACGGGTCGAGAAACAGATTCATGAGTACATGGCGAGCACGCGCCAAGTGCTGGTCTGA
- a CDS encoding FAD-binding oxidoreductase, translating into MTASARHTTSYYAASSLPQPDYPVLAGEVMADVCVVGGGFSGLNTALELAERGFSVVLLEARKVGWGASGRNGGQLIRGVGHGLDQFTNVIGTDGVRQMKLMGLEAVEIVRQRVDRSQIACDLTWGYCDLANKPRDLESLTADAEELRSLGYRHELRLLEASDMRSVIGSDRYVGGMIDMGSGHLHPLNLALGEAAAAQQLGVKLFEQSEVLRIDYGPEVKVHTAQGSVRAKTLVLGCNAYLNGLNPHLSGKVLPAGSYIIATEPLSEAQAADLLPQNMAVCDQRVTVDYFRLSADRRLLFGGACHYSGRDPKDIGAYMRPKMLQVFPQLADAKIDYQWGGMIGIGANRLPQIGRLADQPNVYFAQAYAGHGLNATHLAGKLLAEAISGQQAGRFDLFAKVPHITFPGGKHLRSPLLALGMLWHRLKELV; encoded by the coding sequence ATGACCGCCAGCGCCCGGCACACCACCTCCTACTACGCCGCCAGCAGCCTGCCCCAGCCTGATTATCCGGTGCTGGCGGGAGAAGTGATGGCCGATGTGTGCGTGGTCGGCGGCGGTTTTTCCGGGCTCAACACGGCGCTGGAACTGGCCGAACGCGGCTTCAGCGTCGTGCTGCTGGAAGCACGCAAGGTCGGCTGGGGTGCCAGCGGACGTAACGGTGGGCAACTGATTCGCGGCGTCGGTCACGGCCTTGATCAGTTTACCAATGTCATCGGCACCGACGGCGTACGGCAGATGAAACTGATGGGGCTCGAAGCGGTGGAGATCGTGCGCCAGCGGGTCGACCGTTCACAGATCGCCTGCGACCTGACCTGGGGCTACTGCGACCTGGCGAACAAACCCCGTGACCTCGAAAGCCTCACCGCCGACGCCGAAGAACTGCGCAGCCTGGGCTATCGCCATGAGCTGCGTCTGCTGGAAGCCTCGGACATGCGCAGCGTGATCGGTTCCGACCGGTACGTGGGGGGCATGATCGACATGGGCTCGGGGCACCTGCACCCGCTGAACCTGGCCCTGGGTGAAGCCGCCGCCGCCCAACAGCTGGGCGTAAAACTGTTCGAGCAATCCGAAGTGCTGCGCATCGACTACGGACCGGAGGTCAAGGTCCACACCGCCCAGGGCAGCGTGCGCGCCAAAACCCTGGTGCTGGGATGCAACGCTTATTTGAACGGCCTCAACCCGCACCTGAGCGGTAAAGTGCTGCCCGCTGGCAGTTACATCATCGCCACCGAACCCTTGAGCGAAGCACAGGCCGCGGACCTGTTGCCGCAGAACATGGCGGTGTGCGATCAGCGGGTCACGGTGGATTACTTCCGGCTTTCAGCCGACCGGCGCTTGCTGTTCGGCGGTGCTTGTCATTATTCCGGACGGGATCCGAAGGACATCGGCGCGTACATGCGCCCGAAGATGCTGCAGGTATTCCCGCAATTGGCTGATGCGAAAATCGACTACCAATGGGGCGGGATGATCGGCATCGGTGCCAACCGCTTGCCCCAGATCGGCAGGTTGGCGGATCAACCGAATGTGTATTTCGCCCAGGCCTACGCTGGCCACGGCCTCAATGCGACCCACCTGGCCGGCAAGCTGCTGGCCGAAGCCATCAGCGGCCAGCAGGCTGGACGCTTCGATCTGTTTGCCAAGGTGCCCCACATCACCTTCCCTGGCGGCAAGCATTTGCGCTCGCCCCTGTTGGCGCTGGGGATGCTCTGGCACCGGTTGAAAGAACTGGTCTGA
- a CDS encoding DUF1127 domain-containing protein has protein sequence MSGLSDVRLALHSQELEAGQERLMSARNTRSGLSRWALFWLRRHTRQALLELTPEQLRDIGLSAEQARQEGLKPFWRG, from the coding sequence ATGAGCGGTTTGAGCGATGTGCGGCTGGCGTTACACAGTCAGGAACTGGAGGCAGGGCAGGAGCGATTGATGTCGGCGCGCAATACGCGCTCCGGACTCAGCCGATGGGCCTTGTTCTGGCTCCGCCGGCACACGCGTCAAGCCTTGTTGGAACTGACGCCGGAGCAACTACGGGATATCGGCCTGAGTGCCGAACAGGCGCGCCAAGAAGGCCTGAAACCCTTCTGGCGCGGTTGA
- a CDS encoding PLP-dependent aminotransferase family protein: protein MTLYVNLAELLGTRIEQGFYRPGDRLPSVRALSVEHGVSLSTVQQAYRLLEDNGLAMPKPKSGYFVPVGRELPALPAVGRPAQRPVEISQWDQVLELIRAVPRKDVIQLGRGMPDVLSPTMKPLLRSLARISRRQDMPGLYYDTILGSLELREQIARLMLDSGCQLGPQELVITTGCHEALSASVRAICEPGDIVAVDSPSFHGAMQTLKGLGMKALEIPTDPLTGISLEALELALEQWPIKVIQLTPNCNNPLGYIMPESRKRALLTLAQRFDVAIIEDDVYGELAYSYPRPRTIKSFDEDGRVLLCSSFSKTLAPGLRIGWVAPGRYLERVLHMKYISTGATATQPQIAIAEFLKSGHFEPHLRRMRTQYQRNRDLMLDWVSRYFPAGTRASRPQGSFMLWVELPESFDTLKLNRVLIDQGVQIAVGSIFSASGKYRNCLRMNYAAKPTPQVEEAVRKVGVAAIKLLAETEQGQD from the coding sequence ATGACTCTTTATGTAAACCTCGCCGAACTGTTGGGCACCCGTATCGAACAAGGCTTCTATCGCCCCGGCGACCGACTGCCTTCGGTGCGGGCCTTGAGTGTTGAACATGGGGTCAGCCTGAGCACCGTGCAGCAAGCTTATCGGTTGCTGGAAGACAACGGCCTGGCGATGCCCAAACCCAAATCCGGCTATTTTGTACCGGTGGGGCGCGAGTTACCGGCGTTGCCAGCAGTAGGCCGTCCGGCCCAGCGGCCGGTGGAAATTTCCCAGTGGGACCAAGTGCTCGAACTGATTCGCGCGGTGCCACGCAAAGACGTCATACAGTTGGGCCGGGGCATGCCGGATGTATTGTCACCGACCATGAAACCCCTGCTCCGCAGCCTGGCCCGCATCAGTCGACGCCAGGACATGCCAGGCCTGTATTACGACACCATCCTCGGCAGCCTAGAGTTGCGTGAACAAATTGCCCGCTTGATGCTGGACTCAGGCTGCCAGCTGGGGCCCCAGGAACTGGTGATCACCACCGGCTGCCATGAGGCGCTGTCCGCCAGTGTCCGCGCCATTTGCGAACCCGGCGATATCGTTGCGGTGGACTCGCCGAGCTTCCACGGCGCCATGCAAACCCTCAAGGGCCTGGGCATGAAAGCCCTGGAAATTCCTACCGACCCATTGACCGGCATCAGCCTCGAAGCCCTTGAATTGGCCCTGGAGCAGTGGCCGATCAAGGTCATCCAGCTGACCCCCAACTGCAACAACCCCCTGGGCTACATCATGCCGGAGTCGCGCAAACGCGCACTGCTGACCTTGGCCCAGCGCTTTGACGTGGCGATCATCGAAGACGATGTGTATGGCGAATTGGCCTACAGCTACCCGCGACCGCGCACCATCAAATCCTTCGACGAAGACGGCCGCGTCCTGCTCTGCAGCTCGTTCTCGAAAACCCTGGCACCCGGCCTGCGGATCGGCTGGGTCGCGCCCGGTCGCTACCTGGAGCGGGTGCTGCACATGAAATACATCAGCACCGGCGCCACCGCCACCCAACCGCAGATCGCCATTGCCGAGTTTCTCAAGAGCGGCCATTTCGAGCCCCATTTGCGGCGCATGCGCACTCAATACCAGCGCAACCGCGACTTGATGCTGGATTGGGTCAGCCGCTACTTCCCCGCCGGCACCCGGGCCAGCCGTCCGCAAGGCAGTTTCATGCTGTGGGTAGAGCTGCCGGAAAGTTTCGACACACTGAAGCTCAATCGAGTACTGATCGACCAAGGCGTACAGATTGCCGTGGGCAGTATCTTCTCTGCCTCCGGGAAATACCGTAACTGCCTGCGGATGAACTACGCTGCCAAACCGACGCCCCAGGTTGAAGAGGCCGTGCGCAAGGTCGGTGTGGCCGCCATCAAGCTGCTGGCTGAAACCGAACAGGGCCAGGACTGA
- a CDS encoding phospholipase D family protein, translating into MSQRLLPIFLLGVLGLGGCATVDVPRTPSDAIPAKDSSFGRSIQAQAAPYQGRSGFRLLPNSSEAFMARAELIRNAQISLDLQYYIVHDGISTRMLVDELLKAADRGVRVRILLDDTTSDGLDQIIATLAAHPQIQIRLFNPLHLGRSTGVTRAMGRLFNLSLQHRRMHNKLWLADNSAAIVGGRNLGDEYFDAEPNLNFTDIDMLSVGPVAEQLGHSFDQYWNSALSKPIGDFISSAPSKGDLANARLRLEDSLAESRQQNHALYNRLRAYKTQPRMNIWRHELIWAWNQALWDAPSKVLAKADPDPQLLLTTQLAPELQGVNHELMMISAYFVPGQPGLVYLTGRADAGVSVSLLTNSLEATDVPAVHGGYAPYRKALLEHGVKLYELRRQPGNGGGSGPHLFRSGSLHGSDSSLHSKAMIFDREKSFIGSFNFDPRSVLWNTEVGVLVDSPELAEHVRNLALEGMAPELSYQAKLQDGQVVWVTEDHGQLHTLTREPGTWWRRFNAWFATTVGLERML; encoded by the coding sequence ATGAGCCAACGGCTTTTACCGATTTTCCTGCTGGGGGTCCTGGGTCTGGGCGGCTGCGCGACTGTGGATGTGCCGCGCACCCCGAGCGATGCCATTCCCGCCAAGGATTCCTCCTTCGGCCGTTCTATCCAGGCACAGGCCGCGCCTTATCAGGGCCGCTCCGGTTTTCGCCTGCTGCCCAACAGCAGCGAAGCCTTCATGGCCCGCGCCGAACTGATCCGCAACGCCCAGATCAGCCTCGACTTGCAGTACTACATCGTCCATGACGGCATCAGCACGCGGATGCTGGTGGATGAACTACTTAAGGCCGCCGACCGTGGCGTGCGTGTACGTATCCTGCTGGACGACACTACCAGCGACGGCCTGGACCAGATCATCGCCACCCTCGCCGCCCACCCACAGATCCAGATTCGCCTGTTCAACCCACTGCACCTGGGCCGCAGCACCGGCGTGACGCGTGCCATGGGCCGGCTGTTCAACCTGTCGCTGCAACACCGGCGCATGCATAACAAATTGTGGCTGGCAGACAACAGCGCGGCCATCGTCGGTGGGCGCAACCTGGGGGATGAGTATTTCGATGCCGAACCCAACCTGAACTTCACCGATATCGACATGCTCAGCGTCGGTCCAGTGGCCGAGCAGTTGGGGCATAGCTTCGACCAGTACTGGAACAGCGCCTTGAGCAAGCCCATTGGCGACTTCATCTCCAGCGCGCCGTCGAAAGGAGACTTGGCCAACGCCCGCCTGCGCCTGGAAGACTCTCTTGCCGAATCCCGCCAGCAAAACCATGCCCTGTACAACCGCTTGAGGGCCTACAAGACCCAGCCGCGCATGAACATCTGGCGCCACGAGTTGATCTGGGCCTGGAACCAGGCGTTGTGGGACGCGCCGAGCAAAGTCCTGGCCAAGGCCGATCCCGATCCACAGTTGCTGCTGACCACCCAATTGGCGCCGGAACTGCAGGGCGTCAACCATGAGCTGATGATGATTTCGGCCTACTTCGTGCCTGGGCAGCCCGGCTTGGTGTACCTGACCGGCCGTGCCGACGCAGGGGTGTCGGTGAGCCTGCTGACCAACTCCCTGGAGGCCACTGATGTGCCGGCGGTCCATGGCGGTTACGCGCCCTATCGCAAGGCCTTGCTGGAGCATGGGGTGAAGCTCTATGAGTTGCGCCGCCAACCGGGGAATGGCGGCGGCAGTGGCCCTCATCTGTTTCGCAGCGGTTCGCTGCATGGCTCCGATTCCAGCCTGCACAGCAAGGCGATGATCTTTGATCGAGAGAAGTCGTTTATCGGCTCGTTCAACTTCGACCCGCGATCAGTGCTGTGGAACACCGAGGTCGGGGTGCTGGTGGACAGTCCGGAACTGGCCGAGCACGTGCGCAACCTGGCGCTGGAAGGCATGGCGCCAGAGTTGAGCTATCAGGCGAAACTGCAGGATGGCCAGGTGGTGTGGGTGACTGAAGACCACGGCCAGTTGCACACCCTGACCCGGGAACCGGGCACGTGGTGGCGCCGGTTCAATGCCTGGTTCGCCACCACCGTAGGCCTGGAGCGCATGCTTTAG
- a CDS encoding MFS transporter, with translation MRWATYFAVLASVLSVGLALGVSMPLVSLRLESWGYGSFAIGVMAAMPAFGVLLGAKVSSRLASRLGTANLMRLCLWAGAISIGLLAVLPSYPVWLLLRLMIGVVLTIVFILGESWINQLVVEQWRGRLVALYGSSYALSQLSGPLLLGVLETDTNAGIWVGVGLLTFSPILLMGRSGAPTAESFSVTFGDLLNFCRGLPAIAWAVALFAAFEAMILTLLPVYCLQQGFTAEIALAMVSTVVVGDALLQLPIGALADYLPRRTLFLGCALLLLASSLAIPVLMDTLLIWPVWVLFGASAGGLFTLSLILIGERYRDDALVRANAHIAQLWGIGCLIGPLAAGAGSQWISGHALPLLMAAGALGLVVLLLRQGAFGATQPA, from the coding sequence ATGCGTTGGGCGACTTACTTCGCCGTCCTGGCCTCGGTACTGAGCGTGGGCCTGGCCTTGGGCGTGAGCATGCCGCTGGTGTCCTTGCGCCTGGAAAGCTGGGGCTATGGCAGCTTTGCCATTGGCGTAATGGCAGCGATGCCGGCCTTTGGCGTTTTGCTGGGGGCCAAGGTCTCCAGTCGGCTGGCGTCACGCCTGGGCACGGCGAACCTGATGCGCCTGTGCCTGTGGGCCGGTGCTATCTCCATCGGCCTGCTGGCGGTGTTGCCCAGTTACCCGGTGTGGTTGTTGCTGCGACTGATGATTGGGGTTGTCCTCACCATCGTGTTTATCCTCGGCGAGAGCTGGATCAATCAACTGGTCGTCGAGCAATGGCGCGGTCGGCTGGTAGCGCTGTATGGCAGCAGCTATGCCTTGAGCCAGCTGTCGGGGCCGTTGCTGTTGGGCGTCCTGGAGACTGATACCAATGCGGGTATCTGGGTCGGCGTGGGATTGTTGACCTTTTCACCGATCCTGCTGATGGGCCGTTCGGGGGCGCCGACGGCGGAATCCTTCAGCGTGACCTTTGGCGACTTGCTGAACTTTTGTCGAGGCTTACCGGCGATCGCTTGGGCTGTCGCGTTGTTTGCGGCCTTTGAGGCGATGATTCTTACGCTGTTGCCGGTGTATTGCCTGCAGCAAGGCTTCACCGCCGAGATTGCCCTGGCCATGGTCAGTACCGTGGTGGTCGGTGATGCGCTGTTGCAACTGCCTATCGGTGCACTGGCGGATTACCTGCCCCGGCGTACCCTGTTTCTCGGCTGTGCGCTGCTGTTGCTGGCGTCGAGCCTGGCAATTCCAGTGTTGATGGATACGCTGCTGATCTGGCCGGTGTGGGTGCTGTTCGGCGCCAGTGCCGGTGGTTTGTTCACCTTGTCGTTGATCCTGATTGGTGAGCGCTATCGTGACGATGCGCTGGTGCGCGCCAATGCCCACATTGCGCAACTGTGGGGTATCGGCTGCTTGATCGGGCCATTGGCAGCGGGTGCGGGTAGCCAGTGGATCAGTGGGCATGCCTTGCCGCTGTTGATGGCGGCGGGCGCGTTGGGGTTGGTGGTGCTGTTGCTGCGCCAGGGTGCATTCGGCGCAACCCAGCCGGCCTAA
- a CDS encoding aldehyde dehydrogenase — protein MTTLTRADWEQRAKDLKIEGRAYINGEYTAAVSGDTFECISPVDGRLLTTVASCDVADAQRAVENARATFNSGVWSRLAPSKRKATMIRFAALLKANAEELALLETLDMGKPISDSLNIDVPGAAQALSWSGEAIDKIYDEVAATPHDQLGLVTREPVGVVGAIVPWNFPLMMACWKLGPALSTGNSVILKPSEKSPLTAIRIAALAVEAGIPKGVLNVLPGYGHTVGNALAVHMDVDTLVFTGSTKIAKQLLIRSGESNMKRVWLEAGGKSPNIVFADAPDLQAAAEAAAGAIAFNQGEVCTAGSRLLVERSIKDKFLPLVIEALKGWKPGNPLDPATTVGALVDTQQMNTVLSYIEAGHGDGAKLVAGGKRILQETGGTYVEPTIFDGVTNAMRIAQEEIFGPVLSVIAFDSVEEAIEIANDTQYGLAAAVWTSNISKAHLTAKALRAGSVWVNQYDGGDMTAPFGGFKQSGNGRDKSLHAFDKYTELKATWIKL, from the coding sequence ATGACCACCCTGACCCGTGCCGACTGGGAACAACGCGCCAAGGATCTGAAGATCGAAGGCCGCGCCTACATCAATGGCGAATACACCGCAGCTGTTTCCGGTGACACGTTCGAGTGCATCAGCCCGGTCGACGGCCGACTGCTGACCACCGTTGCCAGCTGTGACGTCGCTGACGCCCAGCGCGCCGTTGAAAATGCCCGCGCCACCTTCAATTCCGGCGTCTGGTCGCGCCTGGCGCCGAGCAAACGCAAAGCCACCATGATCCGTTTCGCGGCACTGCTCAAGGCCAATGCCGAAGAGCTGGCGCTGCTGGAAACCCTGGACATGGGCAAACCTATCAGCGACTCCCTGAACATCGACGTCCCCGGCGCGGCGCAAGCCCTGAGCTGGAGCGGCGAGGCCATCGACAAGATCTACGACGAAGTCGCCGCCACTCCCCATGACCAATTGGGTCTGGTGACCCGTGAGCCGGTCGGCGTGGTCGGTGCGATCGTGCCGTGGAACTTCCCGCTGATGATGGCCTGCTGGAAACTCGGGCCGGCGCTGTCCACCGGTAACTCGGTGATCCTCAAGCCGTCTGAAAAGTCGCCACTGACTGCCATCCGCATCGCGGCGCTGGCTGTTGAAGCTGGCATTCCGAAAGGCGTACTCAACGTGCTGCCGGGCTACGGCCACACCGTGGGTAATGCCCTGGCGGTGCACATGGACGTCGATACCCTGGTGTTCACCGGCTCCACCAAAATCGCCAAGCAGTTGCTGATCCGCTCCGGCGAGTCGAACATGAAGCGCGTCTGGCTGGAAGCTGGCGGCAAGAGCCCGAACATCGTGTTTGCCGATGCGCCGGACCTGCAAGCGGCTGCTGAAGCCGCCGCCGGTGCCATTGCTTTCAACCAGGGCGAAGTCTGCACCGCCGGCTCGCGCCTGCTGGTGGAGCGTTCGATCAAGGATAAATTCCTGCCGTTGGTGATCGAGGCCCTCAAGGGCTGGAAGCCGGGCAATCCGCTGGACCCGGCCACTACCGTCGGTGCCTTGGTGGATACCCAGCAGATGAACACCGTGCTGTCGTACATCGAAGCCGGGCATGGCGATGGCGCCAAGCTGGTGGCCGGTGGCAAACGCATATTGCAGGAAACGGGCGGTACCTACGTCGAGCCAACGATTTTCGATGGTGTGACGAACGCGATGCGGATCGCCCAGGAAGAAATCTTCGGCCCAGTGCTGTCGGTGATTGCCTTCGACAGCGTGGAAGAAGCCATCGAGATTGCCAACGACACCCAATACGGCCTCGCCGCTGCGGTGTGGACGTCGAACATCTCCAAGGCTCACCTGACCGCCAAGGCGCTGCGCGCCGGTAGCGTGTGGGTCAACCAATACGATGGCGGCGACATGACCGCACCGTTCGGCGGCTTCAAGCAGTCGGGTAACGGCCGCGACAAATCGCTGCACGCGTTCGACAAGTACACCGAGCTGAAGGCGACCTGGATCAAGTTGTAA
- a CDS encoding cupin domain-containing protein, with amino-acid sequence MNIQNIVDFSQAKTEPDRYRPAAEKILKGDPEQTIYNHYNSPCGQMSAGVWEGEVGQWKVNYSEHEYCEIVQGVSVLRDTDGNAKTLRAGDRFVIPAGFTGTWEVLETCRKIYVVFEEKA; translated from the coding sequence ATGAACATTCAGAATATTGTCGACTTCAGCCAGGCCAAGACCGAGCCTGACCGCTACCGCCCGGCCGCGGAAAAAATCCTCAAGGGCGACCCCGAACAAACCATTTACAACCACTACAACAGTCCGTGCGGCCAGATGAGCGCCGGGGTCTGGGAAGGTGAGGTCGGGCAGTGGAAGGTCAACTACAGCGAACATGAGTACTGCGAGATCGTCCAGGGTGTTTCGGTACTGCGCGATACCGACGGCAATGCCAAGACCCTGCGAGCGGGTGATCGCTTCGTGATTCCAGCAGGCTTTACCGGCACCTGGGAGGTATTGGAGACGTGCCGCAAGATCTACGTGGTGTTCGAAGAAAAGGCCTGA
- a CDS encoding I78 family peptidase inhibitor encodes MDRLTDEQVIDDFQHIIGQKYSQAILHEVQQESGRPVRAGHYGTTDYCPERINLEMDDQDAITGITFG; translated from the coding sequence ATGGACCGGCTTACCGATGAACAGGTAATCGACGATTTTCAGCACATCATCGGCCAAAAATACTCACAGGCCATTCTTCACGAGGTGCAGCAGGAAAGTGGTCGCCCTGTGCGGGCTGGCCATTACGGCACCACCGATTATTGCCCGGAGCGGATCAACCTGGAGATGGATGATCAGGACGCGATAACAGGCATCACCTTTGGCTGA
- the rpmG gene encoding 50S ribosomal protein L33: MRELIRMISSAGTGHFYTTDKNKRTTPDKLEKKMFDPRVRKHVIYKEGKIK; the protein is encoded by the coding sequence ATGCGTGAATTGATTCGAATGATCTCTAGCGCCGGTACTGGTCACTTCTACACTACCGACAAGAACAAGCGTACTACCCCGGACAAGCTCGAAAAGAAAATGTTCGACCCGCGCGTTCGCAAGCACGTGATCTATAAAGAAGGCAAAATCAAGTAA